One stretch of Harmonia axyridis chromosome 1, icHarAxyr1.1, whole genome shotgun sequence DNA includes these proteins:
- the LOC123688849 gene encoding uncharacterized protein LOC123688849, with product MIFKTVALCVIFHAFCFVDCAISNAPANHHVNNLINKDENASNTTLQHMEKIATPTKSPEDVKNTKLDHELLKPMKTTTKITIPSVHHKKVLTSIVHPLPRTMHDMMPPKSSHLTPLDQKKAHDDILKHEVPKLQKMLHHHFTVEELRQRRKELKEKWQARHSKPLGLHNKHSIISKNQKIDHIIEKQGVGAMSTKLKTIGKTPDIYEQVTPRTRRILEHKEEESEEKSIDLLHSLKTKHRFSAKTHDRTTLPTLPPIKQNTESFQPEVFQINSGKIHHTPESASASVSHVEYSTKSHFNPDEFDFGFPDISHQLRPDIASDRDWPPYYSSSSTIAYQPRKSEAVNIKHPSELEEDMDSKKRQGDIRPFGYGPHAEEFIPGFNVFNILDSQRTTKSPKSRSVAVRTTTLPPEPVLDDVVSVKIDTSKTAIETLTVRIDTPPFYRKLNPHEKFLAQKPVFSYGKSAEQVGDSIDIHPGLENEQVTIKIDTPPYYRNLTHEEKILIQRPLFGLGKSAEQVGDSIDIHPGLENEQVTIKIDTPPYYRNLTHEEKILIQRPLFGLGKSAEQVGDSIDIHPGLENEQVTIKIDTPPYYRNLTHEEKILIQRPLFGLGKSAEQVGDSIDIHPGLENEQVTIKIDTPPYYRNLTHEEKILIQRPLFGLGKSAEQVGDSIDIHPGLENEQVTIRIDTPPYYRNLTHEEKILIQRPLFGLGKSAEQVGDSIDIHPGLENEQVTIKIDTPPYYRNLTHEEKILIQRPLFGLGKSAEQVGDSIDIHPGLENEQVTIKIDTPPYYRNLTYEEKILIQRPLFGLGKSAEQVGDSIDIHPGLENEQVTIKIDTPPYYRNLTHEEKILIQRPLFGLGKSAENSRISTKHGKRSYEHTTNLPERNAMKIDEESHVESHVNQDWREHLRKAVKERLRKLTESEEKSST from the exons ATGATATTTAAAACAGTGGCATTGTGTGTGATTTTTCATG CATTCTGCTTCGTGGATTGTGCTATAAGTAATGCACCAGCTAATCACCATGTCAACAACTTAATCAACAAAGATGAAAATGCAAGCAACACCACACTGCAACATATGGAAAAGATTGCTACCCCAACCAAAAGCCCAGAAGATGTAAAGAACACAAAACTCGACCATGAACTCTTGAAGCCGATGAAAACAACAACCAAAATCACCATTCCATCTGTCCATCATAAAAAAGTTCTTACTTCAATAGTACATCCATTACCTCGAACAATGCACGATATGATGCCTCCAAAATCTTCCCATCTAACCCCTTTAGACCAAAAGAAAGCCCATGATGATATCTTGAAACATGAAGTTCCAAAGCTTCAGAAAATGCTACACCATCATTTTACGGTGGAAGAACTTCGTCAGCGACGAAAGGAACTCAAGGAGAAATGGCAAGCAAGACACAGTAAACCACTCGGTCTCCATAACAAACAttcaataatatcgaaaaaccaGAAGATCGATCATATTATAGAAAAACAAGGTGTAGGGGCTATgtcaacaaaattaaaaaccATTGGAAAAACACCAGATATTTATGAACAGGTCACTCCTAGAACCAGAAGAATACTTGAGCATAAGGAAGAGGAATCcgaagaaaaaagtattgacCTTCTTCATTCCTTGAAAACCAAACACCGTTTCTCTGCAAAGACACATGATAGGACAACTCTACCAACCCTTCCACCTATAAAACAAAATACAGAATCCTTCCAACCAgaagtttttcaaataaacaGTGGTAAAATCCATCATACTCCTGAAAGTGCTTCCGCATCAGTATCACATGTCGAATATTCAACGAAAAGCCATTTCAATCCAGATGAATTTGATTTTGGTTTTCCTGATATTTCGCATCAATTACGTCCTGATATAGCTTCTGATAGAGACTGGCCTCCTTATTATTCTTCTAGCTCAACTATAGCTTATCAACCACGAAAATCAGAAGCTGTGAATATCAAACACCCATCCGAGCTTGAAGAAGATATGGACTCAAAAAAAAGACAAGGGGACATAAGACCTTTTGGGTATGGACCCCACGCAGAAGAGTTCATTCCAGGATTCAACGTATTCAATATATTAGATAGTCAACGTACTACAAAAAGTCCTAAATCCAGGTCAGTAGCAGTAAGAACCACAACATTGCCTCCAGAGCCAGTACTTGATGATGTGGTGAGCGTCAAAATTGACACTTCTAAAACTGCAATAGAAACATTAACAGTAAGAATAGACACTCCACCTTTTTACAGAAAACTAAATCCTCATGAAAAGTTTTTGGCTCAGAAACCCGTTTTCAGTTATGGGAAATCTGCTGAACAAGTTGGTGATTCAATCGACATTCATCCTGGTCTGGAAAATGAGCAAGTAACTATCAAGATCGATACTCCACCTTATTACAGAAACCTTACTCACGAAGAGAAAATTCTGATACAGAGACCACTTTTTGGTCTTGGAAAATCTGCTGAGCAAGTTGGTGATTCAATCGACATTCACCCTGGTCTGGAAAATGAACAAGTAACTATCAAGATCGATACTCCACCTTATTACAGAAACCTCACTCACGAAGAGAAAATTCTAATACAGAGACCACTTTTTGGTCTTGGAAAATCTGCTGAGCAAGTTGGTGATTCAATCGACATTCACCCTGGTCTGGAAAATGAACAAGTAACTATCAAGATCGATACTCCACCTTATTATAGGAACCTTACTCACGAAGAGAAAATTCTGATACAGAGACCACTTTTTGGTCTTGGAAAATCTGCTGAGCAAGTTGGTGATTCAATCGACATTCACCCTGGTCTGGAAAATGAACAAGTAACTATCAAGATCGATACTCCACCTTATTACAGAAACCTTACTCACGAAGAGAAAATTCTAATACAGAGACCACTTTTTGGTCTTGGAAAATCTGCTGAGCAAGTAGGTGATTCAATCGACATTCACCCTGGTCTTGAAAATGAACAAGTTACTATCAGGATCGATACTCCACCTTATTACAGAAACCTTACTCACGAAGAGAAAATTCTGATACAGAGACCACTTTTTGGTCTTGGAAAATCTGCTGAGCAAGTTGGTGATTCAATCGACATTCACCCTGGTCTGGAAAATGAACAAGTAACTATCAAGATCGATACTCCACCTTATTACAGAAACCTTACTCACGAAGAGAAAATTCTGATACAGAGACCACTTTTTGGTCTTGGAAAATCTGCTGAGCAAGTTGGTGATTCAATTGACATTCACCCTGGTCTGGAAAATGAACAAGTAACTATCAAGATCGATACTCCACCTTATTACAGAAACCTTACTTACGAAGAGAAAATTCTAATACAGAGACCACTTTTTGGTCTTGGAAAATCTGCTGAGCAAGTTGGTGATTCTATCGACATTCATCCTGGTCTTGAAAACGAACAAGTAACTATTAAAATCGATACCCCACCTTATTACAGAAACCTGACTCATGAAGAGAAAATTCTAATACAAAGACCGCTCTTTGGTTTAGGCAAATCAGCCGAAAATTCACGTATATCAACTAAACATGGAAAAAGAAGTTATGAACATACCACAAATCTTCCAGAAAGAAATGCTATGAAAATTGATGAAGAATCCCATGTTGAATCTCATGTTAATCAGGACTGGAGAGAACACCTCAGAAAAGCTGTCAAAGAGAGATTACGAAAATTGACTGAATCAGAAGAAAAGAGTTCGACATAA
- the LOC123689082 gene encoding signal recognition particle 19 kDa protein translates to MHSHVHPGAPILQWSPDKTHIDRERWICIYPAYINSKKTIPQGRRIAKEKCVDNPSYQEIRDVLSATGFLVGVENKFYSRERSKELLYKGRIRVQLKNEDGTPVNPNFPTRDSLLIHLGEMIPKLKTRSVKAGGDQPASTSSSGKGKGKKGRR, encoded by the exons ATGCACTCTCATGTACATCCTGGAGCACCTATCCTTCAATGGTCCCCTGATAAAACACATATTGATAGAGAACG ATGGATCTGTATATACCCAGCCTATATAAATAGTAAGAAAACAATACCACAAGGGAGAAGGATAGCAAAAGAAAAATGTGTGGATAATCCCTCATATCAAGAAATCCGGGATGTATTATCAGCTACTGGGTTTTTAGTTGGtgtcgaaaataaattttattctcGAGAGAGAAGTAAAGAATTATTATATAAGGGTAGAATAAGAGTACAGTTAAAAAACGAAGATGGAACACCTGTTAACCCCAATTTTCCCACAAGGGACAGCCTTTTGATTCATTTGGGAGAAATGATTCCAAAACTCAAAACAAGGAGTGTCAAAGCTGGAGGTGATCAACCTGCATCTACCAGTTCATCTGGTAAAGGAAAAGGGAAGAAGGGTCGCCGGTGA
- the LOC123689081 gene encoding carbonic anhydrase 2-like: protein MLDSYCLDIFYIFLGIFILVYLAIFEYCGHVSKKSTTSRQAQSQTIGSYGYGDCDGPHIWKDNFPNACGENQSPVNLQSPCAIVVHAETLLNPLEFSREYRSFPPELILINDGHTINICPEFKECPTPKISGGPLDGSYELHSLNLRWGPNDEEGTEHMVDNKRFAMEMQVTFMRAGHRNKYIAADAGDVIMIAYIYEITPIDNPFLDIILEPLGTNSVSFKRYEIEPIPVSLLAPCFSRGYFSYVGSLTHPPCTEGVRWIVQPEPLSISCRQIKKLRKTPMLYCEQKTNTRPVQELNSREIIYYD, encoded by the exons ATGTTGGATTCGTATTGtttagatattttttatatttttctaggaATTTTCATTCTAGTGTATCTAGCAATTTTTGAGTATTGCGGTCATGTAAGCAAAAAATCAACAACTTCTAGACAAGCACAATCACAAACAATAGGATCTTATGGTTATGGAGATTGCGATG GACCTCATATCTGGAAAGACAATTTCCCAAATGCCTGCGGAGAGAATCAAAGTCCTGTAAACCTACAATCACCATGTGCCATAGTTGTTCATGCCGAAACACTTCTGAATCCTTTGGAATTTTCCAGAGAGTATCGTTCGTTTCCTCCAGAATTGATCCTGATCAATGATGGGCATACTA TTAATATCTGCCCTGAATTCAAAGAATGTCCAACACCAAAAATTTCTGGCGGACCATTAGATGGATCTTATGAGTTGCACAGCCTAAATCTTCGTTGGGGCCCAAATGATGAAGAAGGTACTGAACATATGGTAGACAATAAGAGATTTGCGATGGAGATGCAAGTAACATTCATGAGAGCAGGAcacagaaataaatatattgcgGCTGATGCTGGAGATGTTATCATGATTGCATACATTTATGAG ATTACACCAATAGACAACCCATTTTTGGACATAATTTTGGAACCTCTTGGAACAAACTCTGTTTCATTCAAGAGATATGAAATAGAACCTATTCCAGTATCACTTCTCGCTCCATGTTTCTCCAGAGGATACTTCAGTTATGTTGGTTCATTGACACATCCACCATGCACAGAAGGAGTTAGATGGATAGTACAACCTGAGCCCCTTTCCATATCCTGTCGTCAGATAAAGAAATTACGGAAGACACCAATGCTTTACTGTGAACAAAAAACTAATACCAGACCTGTTCAGGAATTGAACAGTcgggaaataatttattatgattaa